The following is a genomic window from Burkholderia cepacia ATCC 25416.
GTGCCGGAAAGCGCGTATTCGGAATCGGTTGCGACTCGGTGACGAGATACGCAGCCATGTGCGGGACGATTGCACGCACCGCGTCGTCGAACGGCTGGCGGAACATCGCGTTTGCGCTATCGACCCACACCGCGACGATCCCGTCGATGCCCGGGTGCGTGTTGGTCTGCTTCAGGCCGGCGGCCGGCGCGACGTCCGCATCCGCGACGTTCACCTGCACGCCGTGCGCACCGAGGGACAGCAGCTTGTCGGCGAGTTGCGCGCGCACCGTGCGGCTCCACTGATCGGGCGCAGCCTGCGCGTCGCGCCACAACACGTAAATGACTTTCTCCATTGCTCCGGCTCCAGAGGGGAATGACGGGATCGGCGGCGTTGCCGCCGGGGTTCAGGAAGCGGTTTCGGGCGATCCGGCCGACGGGTATGCGTCCGGCGCGAACCGGTTCGCGGTCAGCGTGAGCGACGGCGGAATCGGCGACGTGACGGTTTCGAACAGGCGCTCGTGGCGCGTCGCGTGAATGCGCCACGCGCCGTTGCGTTTCACGTACTGGTCGTCGTAGAACGCAGTGCCGTGCAGCAGGTAGTTGTCCTCGAGATTGATCGCGTGGTCCTCGAGAAACCACACGCCGCACGCATGATCGGCCGAGACCAGCGTGAGCTCGGGGTGATGGCCGTGATGCATCGTCAGGAAGGTCGGCTTGCCGATGAGCTCGCGCAGGCTCGACACGAACGCGTCGCGGCCGTCGTACACGTAGCGGCCGCCATACAGACGGGCCTCGCAGTCTTCGGTCAGGCAATCCGCGAGCAGCGCCCAGTCGTGCGTGTCGACCGCGCGGAAATACCGGTACTTCAACTGTCGGATCTGCTCGTACTCGTGGAGCGTGCGGGTCGTGTCGTCCATCGCCGGGTCTCGTGGTGGTGTCGTTCGATGGTAGGAACGAAGCCGCCTGCATCACATCGTCTGTTCGGACGAACGCGCCGTACGCATGCGCCCGGCGCTGCAAGGACGAATCGCCGGTTTCATCCGAACGGGTGATGGCCGACGCATCGCGCGGCGGTTACGTGGCATCGACGCGGCCATCGAACCGCGCCGGCACCGAACAAGGAGACAGGATGACCCTCATCGAATCGCTGGAAGCACGTGTGCGCCGGCTCGAGGATGCCGACGCGATCCGCCGGCTGAAGGCGCGCTACTTCACGTGCTGCGACCGCAAGGATCCGCAAGGGATGCGCGACTGCTTCGCGCCCGGCCACGTGCACATCGACTACGGCCGCATCGGCACGTTCGACACGCGCGACGCGCTCG
Proteins encoded in this region:
- a CDS encoding nuclear transport factor 2 family protein; amino-acid sequence: MDDTTRTLHEYEQIRQLKYRYFRAVDTHDWALLADCLTEDCEARLYGGRYVYDGRDAFVSSLRELIGKPTFLTMHHGHHPELTLVSADHACGVWFLEDHAINLEDNYLLHGTAFYDDQYVKRNGAWRIHATRHERLFETVTSPIPPSLTLTANRFAPDAYPSAGSPETAS